Within the Streptomyces vilmorinianum genome, the region GTCCACCACCGCACCACCACCGTCCGGGGGCACGAGATCTTCTACCGCGAGGCCGGCCCCGCCGACGCCCCCGTCCTGCTTCTGCTGCACGGCTTCCCCACCAGCTCGCACATGTTCCGCGACCTGATCCCGCTGCTGGCCGACCTCCCCCACTCTCCGAGCGGGGGTACCCCCATCCGGCTGATCGCCCCCGACCACCTCGGCTTCGGCCGCAGCGACGCACCCTCGGCCGCGGACTTCGACTACACCTTCGCCGAACTGGCCGCCCTCACCGTCGAGTTCACCGAAGCCCTGGGCATCGACCGTTTCGCCCTGTACATCCAGGACTACGGCGCCCCCATCGGCCTCCGCCTGGCCCTCGCCCACCCCGAGCGCGTCACGGCGATCGTCACCCAGAACGGCAACGCGTACGAGGAGGGCCTCGGCGCCGACGCCTGGGCCCCGGTCCTCGCGCTGATCGCCGACCGCACACCCGAGACCGAGGAACCCGTCCGCGCGATCCGCTCCCTCGACGGCATCAAGTGGCAGTACGAGACGGGCGTCCCCGCCGCGTACCGGGACCTGCTCAGCCCCGACGCCTGGCACCACGACGCCGCCCTGATGACCCGGGACGGCCAGGACGGCATCCAGCTCGACCTGATCGCCGACTACGGCTCCAACTTCGCGCTCTACCCCGCCTTCCAGGAGTACTTCCGTACCTCCCAGGTCCCCCTCCTCGCGGTCTGGGGCGAGGGCGACGAGGTCTTCGTCCCGGCCGGCGCGGAAGCCTTCCGCCGCGACCTCCCGGACGCCGAGATCCACCTGCTCCCGACCGGCCACTTCGCCCTGGAGACGCACGCGCCGCGGATCGCCTCGCTCATCGGGGACTTCCTCGCACGGAACGTCCGGGCATGAGAACCGCCCCCGTCCTCGGTTGGGGGACCCAGGAGGGGGGCGGTGTTCAGGGGCCTCGCCAGAGGCGGGGGCGTCAGCCCATGTGGGGGTAGCCGTACTCGGTCGGCGGGACCAGCGTCTCCTTGATGGCGCGGGTCAGCGTCCAGCGCATCAGGTTCTGCGGGGCGCCGGCCTTGTCGTTCGTACCGGAGGCGCGGCCACCGCCGAAGGGCTGCTGGCCGACGACGGCACCGGTCGACTTGTCGTTGATGTAGAAGTTGCCCGCGGCGTAGCGGAGCTTCTCCATCGCGTCGGCCGCGGCGGCGCGGTCACCGGCGATGATCGAGCCGGTCAGCGCGTACGCCGACACCGACTCCATCTGCGCCAGCATCTCCTCGTACTTGTCGTCCTCGTAGACGTGGACGGCGAGGATCGGGCCGAAGTACTCGGTCGTGAAGACCTCGTTCTCCGGGTCGGTGCACTCGATGACGGTCGGGCGGACGAACCAGCCCTCGGAGTCGTCGTACGTGCCGCCGGCGACGATCGTGCAGGTCTCGTCGGCCTTCGCGCGGTCGATCGCGGCCTTGTTCTTGGCGAAGGAACGGTCGTCGATCACGGCGCCGATGAAGTTCGACAGGTCGGTGACGTCACCCATCTTGATGCCGTCGACCTCGGCCGCGAACTCCTCCTTGAAGCCCGAGTTCCAGATGGAGGCCGGGACGTACGCGCGCGAGGACGCGGAGCACTTCTGGCCCTGGAACTCGAAGGAGCCGCGGGTCAGCGCGGTCTTCAGGACGGCGCGGTCGGCGCTCGGGTGGGCGACGACGAAGTCCTTGCCGCCCGTCTCGCCGACGATCCGCGGGTAGGAGCGGTACGTCTCGATGTTGGTGCCGACCGTCTTCCACAGGTGCTGGAAGGTCTTGGTCGAGCCGGTGAAGTGGATGCCGGCCAGGTCGGGGTGGTTCAGGGCCACCTCGGAGACGGCGATGCCGTCGCCCGTCACCAGGTTGATGACGCCCTTGGGCAGACCGGCCTCCTCCAGGAGCTCCATGAGGAGCACGGCGGAGTGGGTCTGGGTCGGGGACGGCTTCCAGATCACCACGTTGCCCATGAGGGCGGGGGCGGTGGGCAGGTTGCCCGCGATGGCGGTGAAGTTGAACGGCGTGATCGCGTAGACGAAGCCCTCCAGCGGGCGGTGGTCCAGTCGGTTCCACACGCCCGGGGAGTTCGCCGGCGGCTGCTCGGCGAGGATCTGGCGGGCGTACGCCACGTTGAAGCGCCAGAAGTCGACGAGCTCGCACGGGGTGTCGATCTCGGCCTGCTGGGCGGTCTTGGACTGGCCGAGCATCGTGGAGGCGGCCAGCGTCTCGCGCCAGGGGCCGGCGAGCAGCTCGGCGGCGCGCAGGATGATCGCGGCGCGGTCGTCGAAGGACATCGCGCGCCAGGCCGGGGCGGCGGCCAGGGCGGCGTCGATGGCGTCCTGGGCGTCCTGCTGGGTGGCGCCGGCGAAGGTGCCGATGACGGCCTTGTGGTTGTGCGGCTGCACGACGTCGACGCGCTCGCCGCCGCCCATGCGCTTGACGCCGCCGATGGTCATCGGCAGCTCGCGCGGGTTCTCGGCCAGCTCCTTGAGCTTGGCCTCCAGCCGGGCGCGCTCGGGGGAACCGGGGGCGTAGCTGTGCACCGGCTCGTTGACCGGAGCGGGGACCTGGGTCACAGCGTCCATGAGTCTCGTAACTCCTTTTGAGGGGTGGGCTCAGCCCTTGGTGAGGATGGAGCGGGCGAAGAAGAGGAGGTTGGCCGGCTTCTCCGCGAGGCGCCGCATGAAGTAGCCGTACCAGTCGGTGCCGTAGGCGGTGTACACGCGCATGCGGTGCCCCTCGGCGGCCAGCCGGTTCTGCTCCTCGCTGCGGATGCCGTACAGCATCTGGAACTCGTACTCGTCCAGCTTGCGCCCCGCACGGCGGGCGAGCTCCTGGCCGATGGAGATCAGGCGCGGGTCGTGGGACCCGATCATCGGGTAGCCCTCGCCCTCCATGAGGATCTTCATGATCCGGACGTACGCCTTGTCGATCTCGGGCTTGTCCTGGATGGCGACGGAGGCGGGCTCCTTGTAGGCGCCCTTCACGATCCGGACGCGGGAGCCGTTGGCGGCGAGGCGGCGGGCGTCGTCCTCGGTGCGGAAGAGGTACGCCTGGATGACGCAGCCGGTCTGCGGGAAGTCCTTCCGCAGCTCCTCGTGGATCGCGAACATCGAGTCGAGGGTGGTGTGGTCCTCGGCGTCCAGGGTGACCGTGGTGCCGATCTCGGCGGCGGCCGCGACGACCGGGCGGACGTTGGCGAGGGCGAGCTCGTGTCCGCCTTCCAGCGCTTGGCCGAACATGGACAGCTTCACGGACATCTCGGCGCGCTCGCCGAGGCCCAGCTCCTTGAGGCGGCCGATGAGCTCCAGGTAGGCGTCCCGGGCGGCGTACGACTGCTCGACGGTGGTGATGTCCTCGCCGACGACGTCGAGGGTGACCTCCAGGCCGCGGCCGGTGATGTCCTTGACGATCGGGATGACGTCCTCGACCGTCTCACCGGCGATGAACCGTTCGACGACCTGCTTGGTCCCGGGGGCGGCCGACACGAGACGGCGCATCTTGTCGCTGCGCGATGCGGCGAGGATCACAGGACCCAGCACGGGGACCTCCAGAGGACGGGGTGACGAAGGGTGCCGTACCCGATCTTTCGTAAGGAATCGGGAACAGCACGGAGAACCACCGTGAAACCTAAGGATCGCTCCGATCGTCTGCCATCGACAGCTGTCACGCATCCGTGGGCGGCATCTCATACATATGTCTGAAGGGCGCGGTGAACGGTGCGAGAATGGCGCCGTGAAGGGCGATTACCAGGAACTGGTGGACGAGATCTCGGCGCTGCTCGGCGCCCCGGCGACGCTGGAGAACCGGGATTTCGGGCTGATCGCCTTCGGGGCCCACGACAGTGACGACGACAGCGCCATGGACCCGGTCCGGACGCGGTCGATCCTGACGCGGAAGTCGACCCCGGCGGTCCGCTCCTGGTTCGAGGGCTTCGGCATCACCCGGGCGACCGGCCCGGTACGGATCCCGGCGGCGCCCGACGCGGGGGTCTTCCGGGACCGGATCTGTCTTCCCGTACGGCATCGGGGCGTCGTCCTCGGCTACGTCTGGCTGCTGGACGCCGAGCCGGGGCCGACGCATGCCCAGCTGGCGGCGGCGATGGAGGCCGCGACCCGGATCGGCGGCCTGCTGGCGGACGAGGAGCGCGCGGGCGCCGACCTCTC harbors:
- a CDS encoding proline dehydrogenase family protein, whose amino-acid sequence is MLGPVILAASRSDKMRRLVSAAPGTKQVVERFIAGETVEDVIPIVKDITGRGLEVTLDVVGEDITTVEQSYAARDAYLELIGRLKELGLGERAEMSVKLSMFGQALEGGHELALANVRPVVAAAAEIGTTVTLDAEDHTTLDSMFAIHEELRKDFPQTGCVIQAYLFRTEDDARRLAANGSRVRIVKGAYKEPASVAIQDKPEIDKAYVRIMKILMEGEGYPMIGSHDPRLISIGQELARRAGRKLDEYEFQMLYGIRSEEQNRLAAEGHRMRVYTAYGTDWYGYFMRRLAEKPANLLFFARSILTKG
- the pruA gene encoding L-glutamate gamma-semialdehyde dehydrogenase, whose amino-acid sequence is MDAVTQVPAPVNEPVHSYAPGSPERARLEAKLKELAENPRELPMTIGGVKRMGGGERVDVVQPHNHKAVIGTFAGATQQDAQDAIDAALAAAPAWRAMSFDDRAAIILRAAELLAGPWRETLAASTMLGQSKTAQQAEIDTPCELVDFWRFNVAYARQILAEQPPANSPGVWNRLDHRPLEGFVYAITPFNFTAIAGNLPTAPALMGNVVIWKPSPTQTHSAVLLMELLEEAGLPKGVINLVTGDGIAVSEVALNHPDLAGIHFTGSTKTFQHLWKTVGTNIETYRSYPRIVGETGGKDFVVAHPSADRAVLKTALTRGSFEFQGQKCSASSRAYVPASIWNSGFKEEFAAEVDGIKMGDVTDLSNFIGAVIDDRSFAKNKAAIDRAKADETCTIVAGGTYDDSEGWFVRPTVIECTDPENEVFTTEYFGPILAVHVYEDDKYEEMLAQMESVSAYALTGSIIAGDRAAAADAMEKLRYAAGNFYINDKSTGAVVGQQPFGGGRASGTNDKAGAPQNLMRWTLTRAIKETLVPPTEYGYPHMG
- a CDS encoding alpha/beta fold hydrolase, with the protein product MQQVHHRTTTVRGHEIFYREAGPADAPVLLLLHGFPTSSHMFRDLIPLLADLPHSPSGGTPIRLIAPDHLGFGRSDAPSAADFDYTFAELAALTVEFTEALGIDRFALYIQDYGAPIGLRLALAHPERVTAIVTQNGNAYEEGLGADAWAPVLALIADRTPETEEPVRAIRSLDGIKWQYETGVPAAYRDLLSPDAWHHDAALMTRDGQDGIQLDLIADYGSNFALYPAFQEYFRTSQVPLLAVWGEGDEVFVPAGAEAFRRDLPDAEIHLLPTGHFALETHAPRIASLIGDFLARNVRA